A window from Nycticebus coucang isolate mNycCou1 chromosome X, mNycCou1.pri, whole genome shotgun sequence encodes these proteins:
- the LOC128576727 gene encoding melanoma-associated antigen B2-like, translating into MPRGQKSKLRAREKRQQTRAQNQAVSLPQATAEKEEEFPPLLPAFPCSSLFAGDAPESLDVCMSQGSEEAPGASCPEEAVAATKSDEEAQSQDEATASSSQASAFALSPARDPLTKKAGLLVQFLLEKYKKEEPILKTDMLKVINKRYKDHFPEILRRASERMEVVFGLELKVVDPVNVAYSLVSKLSFSGEEGASGVNGLPKSVLLLTLLGVIFVKGNRATEEQIWEFLNMLGVHAGRRHSIYGEPRKLITKDMVEQNYLEYRQVPNSDPPAYEFLWGPRAYAETTKMKVLEVLAKINDTVPTAFPNPYNEAVRDEEERGVGRLARSLGPVSGAGGRV; encoded by the exons ATGCCTCGTGGACAGAAGAGTAAACTCCGTGCTCGTGAGAAACGCCAGCAGACACGTGCTCAAAACCAGGCTGTCAGCCTTCCTCAGGCAactgcagagaaggaagaggagttcCCTCCTTTACTCCCTGCCTTTCCTTGCTCTTCTCTTTTTGCAG GTGATGCCCCAGAGTCCCTGGATGTTTGTATGTCCCAGGGGTCTGAGGAAGCTCCCGGGGCTAGCTGTCCTGAGGAAGCTGTTGCCGCTACTAAATCCGATGAAGAGGCCCAGAGTCAAGATGAGGCAACAGCAAGCAGCTCCCAGGCATCAGCCTTCGCTCTGAGTCCAGCCAGAGATCCTCTGACCAAGAAGGCGGGCCTGCTGGTGCAGTTCCTGCTGGAGAAGTACAAGAAGGAAGAGCCCATCCTGAAGACCGATATGTTGAAGGTTATCAATAAAAGGTACAAAGACCACTTCCCTGAGATCCTGAGGAGAGCCTCTGAGCGCATGGAGGTGGTCTTTGGCCTGGAGTTGAAGGTAGTCGACCCTGTTAATGTGGCCTACAGTCTTGTCAGCAAGCTGAGCTTCTCTGGGGAGGAGGGTGCGAGTGGTGTTAATGGGTTACCAAAGTCTGTTCTTCTGTTGACCCTGCTGGGGGTGATCTTTGTTAAAGGCAACCGTGCCACTGAGGAGCAGATCTGGGAATTCCTGAATATGTTGGGGGTGCATGCGGGGAGGAGGCACTCAATCTATGGGGAGCCCCGCAAGCTCATCACCAAAGATATGGTGGAGCAAAACTATCTAGAATACCGTCAGGTGCCCAATAGTGATCCCCCAGCTTATGAATTCCTGTGGGGTCCCAGAGCTTATGCTGAAACCACCAAGATGAAAGTCTTGGAAGTTCTGGCTAAAATTAATGATACTGTCCCTACTGCCTTCCCTAATCCGTATAATGAGGCTGTGAGAgatgaggaggagagaggagtaGGGAGACTTGCTCGCAGTCTTGGCCCTGTTTCTGGGGCCGGGGGCAGGGTCTAG